The genomic DNA CAGCATTGCCGTTGATGCAAGCCTGCAGCGGTCCGGCATTGGCGAGAAGTTGTTGAAAGCCGGACTCGAAAATCTGGACCTTGCCGCAGGGGACGCCTGTTTCCTTGAAGTCAAGGAACATAACGAAAAGGCCCGCAAGTTCTACGAGAAACATGGGTTCAAGCTTTTTGGCACCCGCAAGAATTATTACTCAGACGGTGAGAACGCCGCACTTTACAAGCTAGAGGCTTAATTTGTCCAGAAACACAAAATCACACGACAAGAAAATCTTCAAGAGAATTACGGCAATTGCCGCTGGAGTCTTGATTCTGCTTGTTGCAGCATTTTATCTCGTCATGACCAAGAGCGGTCACTGGCTTGTGGACGACGATGAATTTGATCATGTAAAATGGGTTGTTGTTCTTGATGGACAATCCGCAGACATGGAACGTTCCGACTTTGCCGCAAACCTGCTGAACCAAGGCCGTGCAGATTCCATCTTGATTCTCGGACGTCGAAACTTTAGAAACCGTAGCAATGCCGAATTCTACGTAGACGACTTTATGCAACTGGGATCCTTCGACAGCAACGCTGTATTCATGGCCGTTCACGATGACGCCTCCACCATCGGTGAAGCCTACACCGTAATTCCCTGGCTCAAGGCCCGAAAGGCAGACACCGTTCTGCTGCTGACATCCGCTCCTGCAACCCACAGAGTCAAGCGAATCTTCTCCGCACTTTCTGGAGAACGTCCAGTGTATTACACCGCAGACATTCACCACTACATGTACGACGCCGACTCCTGGTACACCAACCGCGAGTCCCGCAAGAACTGGATTCGAGAATGGGCGGCTCTCGCCGTCTCGTACATTGACCTTTGGCCCTCCGGAATTTTGACTCCAGCTGATTCCACCTTCTACAGGCCAATCGTCACTGTTGCTGAATTTGAAAGGCAGAAGGATCCCATCGTTAATCTACAGGACTTGCTTCCCAAGGTTCAGGAAAAGATCAAGGAAGTTGCAGCAACAGAACCAGACGAAAAAACTGCAGCCGATTCTGTGAAAACAGATACGACCGCAGTCAAGGATTCTACAAAGAAGAACTAAATCCTAAATAAATTACAAACAAAGTATCGAAAGCACGGCTGTCAGCGGGGAATTCCAGTTGATGGCCGTTTCGTTACTGGCAAAGGAACAGCGTTCATCCGTATAGGAATGGCCTTCCAGCAAGCTGGGATAATGGGGCGCACGATGCATGTCCTGGCGATCCTTGTTCAGGCCTCCAGCAAGAAGCCCAGGGATAGGTTCCTTAACTCCATCGGAATGGCTAAGGCGGTGATGAACGTGCATGGGAGAACTCCAGGCGGAACCGGTTACAAAACTGCGGTTCACGGGATTTCGACCGTACACAAAGTTCAGCTGTTCGCGGCACCAGTCCGGCAGGATTTCACCGTCCACTTCCTTTCGCCAGGTTGATACAACAGCAAGCGTCAAGGCGTGATTACTGATTTCGCCGTTACTGCCCCAGATAAACCTGCGGATGGAAATTCCATAGGGATCAGCCTTCTGCAGACGGATAATTTCTGCAGCCACCTTCTCCAGGGTTTCTCTGGCCTTTCGCTGCAATTCAAGGTCCTTATCCTGCAAGGCAAGCAACATCCAGCCCATGTTCTGGGTGTCACGCCAGTCCACGCCAAAGTTAGGCGGATTCTGCTCCATGTCGCGAACAATCTGATCCTTCAGTTCCCCGAAGGAACCGTTGCAGAACAAGGCCACGCGAGCCCAGAAGAATTCGTCATCCACATGTTCGTCGCCGTAGCCGCCGCTTCCCTCGGTATTATGGGGCCATTCCGCGTCGGGATGTTCCACGGCCCAGCGGTAGGCACGCTCAGCCGCCTGCAGGCACTGCCCCGCGAAGCGTTCGTCAGTACTACGGAAGACACCGCAGGCTGCCGCCATAACGCCAGCAAAGTTCAGCGTAGACGTGGTGGACTTTCCAAGGATCAAGCGCTTCTGCAGCAGGTCGGAATCCTTAGGCGAGATAAATCCGTCCCAATGCTCAGGGCTTACCTTAAAGAAGACGCCGCCGTCGGAATCCTGCATGCGGGCAAAGAAATCCAGTTCAAAGCGCAGCTCTTCCTTCAGGCTAGTGGGCAATTCAAAGGTGCCGCCCACGTTCACAAAATCCGTACTGCATTTCTTGGGATCAACTCGTCCATCGCAAACACTGCAAGCAAGAAGCATGGTCCCTACGGAAACGCCGCCATTCACGATGTACTTGCCGTAGTCACCGGCGTCATACCAGCCGCCGTGGGCATTCCAGGTTCCCTCACGATTCATCATCTTGTGGAATCCAATGCAGTCGTCAAAATGAGCCGCAGGTCTTGCCCACTTTCCGGCAAATTCCTCGGGCAGTTCAACGCCACTACGCTGGTAGTAGAAGGACTTGATGTTGGCCTTCAGCTGGCGTTCAATCCAACTGTCAGAAATTTCAAACTTTTCTGTGGTAAATACAACCTTGCCGTCAAATACAATCTGGATGCGGTACTCCCCCGAAACATTCAGTTTCGAGAAATCTCCGCTCCAGAGATTTTCGTTGGAATACTCGCAGACACCAGAATGTTCAAAGGATCCCTCGCGAAGCAGTCCCTCAAATGCGACCGCTCCATCAACCACCGTTTCCACCCTAAAACCAAAATTCTTTGCCACCAGTTTTTCAGAGCTTTCTGACTTCAATACATCAATTAAAGTTGGTACGACAAAGAACACCTTAGGACCACAGGGAACATAGCCCACGTGGTTATAACGGACAGGATAACGGACAAGATCTTGCATGCCCTAAGATTTAGATATTTAGAGAAAATGAAACCACCCAATTCAAGGGATTTTCCGTTTACCGGCGGAACCACCACCTCGGCGACGTTTCAAAGCCATCTTGGCGACGTTCCGAAGCCACCTCGGCAACGTTCCAAAGCCATCTTGGCGATGTTCCGAAGCCATCCTGGCGACGTAAAGCTACTTAGCCTTGCCTCTCAGCAGGGCAATTTCTGCCGCATAACCGGGCAGTTCATTGGGCGTTTCCAGGTAAAAAGGCAAATTCTTCAAAACAGGATGATTTACCACCCTTACAAGAGCCTCAAGACCGATAAAGCCCCCGCCAATCACCTCATGACGGTCCTTATGGCTACCCATCGGATTCTTGCTGTCATTCAGATGAATCGCCTTCAAACGGCCAAGCCCCACAATCTTGTCGAACTGTTCCAGCACTTCGTCCAGATGGTCCACAATGTTGTAACCACCATCAAATACATGGCAGGTATCCAAACAAACGCCCATCTTTTCAGAAAGATTCACTCGGTCCAGAATCTGTCGCAGTTCCTCGAAAGTTCGGCCAACCTCGGAACCCTTGCCCGCCATGGTTTCCAGCAGAACCGTGGTCTTGTGTTCAGGCTTCAGCAATTGATTCAGCATGGCCGTTATATATTCAATTCCCACGTCCACACCCTGCTTCACATGGCTGCCGGGGTGAAAATTGTACATGGCGCCAGGGAAATGATCCATACGGAAAAGGTCATCCCGCATCACGTCCAAAGCATACTGACGAAGCCCCTCGTCGGCGGCACAGGGATTCAAAGTATAGGGAGCGTGGGCCAAAATCGGGGCAAAGTGATTTTCTTCCAGCAAGGTCACAAGCTTGGCGGCATCCGCCTTGTCAAAGGGCTTTGCGGAACCGCCACGAGGATTGCGGGTAAAAAACTGGAAGGTATCCGCCCCAATGGAAAGGGCGGTTCGTCCCATGGCATAAAAGCCATCAGAGCTAGACAAATGGCAACCAATATGCATGCTAG from Fibrobacter sp. includes the following:
- the rimI gene encoding ribosomal protein S18-alanine N-acetyltransferase, which gives rise to MSIRKMEIQDVPAILEIQNALAFQEWNEKQFASEIKASYAYCIVDELGEGNIAGYAIFHLMGSDSELLSIAVDASLQRSGIGEKLLKAGLENLDLAAGDACFLEVKEHNEKARKFYEKHGFKLFGTRKNYYSDGENAALYKLEA
- a CDS encoding YdcF family protein, which translates into the protein MSRNTKSHDKKIFKRITAIAAGVLILLVAAFYLVMTKSGHWLVDDDEFDHVKWVVVLDGQSADMERSDFAANLLNQGRADSILILGRRNFRNRSNAEFYVDDFMQLGSFDSNAVFMAVHDDASTIGEAYTVIPWLKARKADTVLLLTSAPATHRVKRIFSALSGERPVYYTADIHHYMYDADSWYTNRESRKNWIREWAALAVSYIDLWPSGILTPADSTFYRPIVTVAEFERQKDPIVNLQDLLPKVQEKIKEVAATEPDEKTAADSVKTDTTAVKDSTKKN
- a CDS encoding glycoside hydrolase family 9 protein, whose protein sequence is MQDLVRYPVRYNHVGYVPCGPKVFFVVPTLIDVLKSESSEKLVAKNFGFRVETVVDGAVAFEGLLREGSFEHSGVCEYSNENLWSGDFSKLNVSGEYRIQIVFDGKVVFTTEKFEISDSWIERQLKANIKSFYYQRSGVELPEEFAGKWARPAAHFDDCIGFHKMMNREGTWNAHGGWYDAGDYGKYIVNGGVSVGTMLLACSVCDGRVDPKKCSTDFVNVGGTFELPTSLKEELRFELDFFARMQDSDGGVFFKVSPEHWDGFISPKDSDLLQKRLILGKSTTSTLNFAGVMAAACGVFRSTDERFAGQCLQAAERAYRWAVEHPDAEWPHNTEGSGGYGDEHVDDEFFWARVALFCNGSFGELKDQIVRDMEQNPPNFGVDWRDTQNMGWMLLALQDKDLELQRKARETLEKVAAEIIRLQKADPYGISIRRFIWGSNGEISNHALTLAVVSTWRKEVDGEILPDWCREQLNFVYGRNPVNRSFVTGSAWSSPMHVHHRLSHSDGVKEPIPGLLAGGLNKDRQDMHRAPHYPSLLEGHSYTDERCSFASNETAINWNSPLTAVLSILCL
- a CDS encoding deoxyribonuclease IV; translated protein: MHIGCHLSSSDGFYAMGRTALSIGADTFQFFTRNPRGGSAKPFDKADAAKLVTLLEENHFAPILAHAPYTLNPCAADEGLRQYALDVMRDDLFRMDHFPGAMYNFHPGSHVKQGVDVGIEYITAMLNQLLKPEHKTTVLLETMAGKGSEVGRTFEELRQILDRVNLSEKMGVCLDTCHVFDGGYNIVDHLDEVLEQFDKIVGLGRLKAIHLNDSKNPMGSHKDRHEVIGGGFIGLEALVRVVNHPVLKNLPFYLETPNELPGYAAEIALLRGKAK